The Vespa velutina chromosome 25, iVesVel2.1, whole genome shotgun sequence genome has a segment encoding these proteins:
- the LOC124957405 gene encoding fatty acyl-CoA reductase wat-like isoform X2, whose product MENNIENRFRKANMIDVVPERGEQEIALSESSLRDATETKYAPVYIQPIEDNYELTPIQKFYSGQSIFITGGTGFIGKLLIEKLLRECPGITCIYLLISTKKGKSLHQRMKELIENSLFSTLREKQPTFQNRIVPIKGDCTLPNLDISMVDRATLIREVSIIFHVAATVKFNEKIKLATEINVGSVKDIINLSKEMPKLKSVVHVSTAYSNCFHIPLEEKFYDPPIDPDKLINLMDCINEKLLDDIIPQLLGKWPNTYVYTKTVAENLIKKRADSIPIGIFRPGIVISTYREPIRGWIDNKNGPIGVTTSVFMGLMRTHYCDGSINVDFVPGDFTTNGIIASAWEIANNRKSNEDIPIYNYISKDNPFTYGRFIEMILTYGELVPFEKAIWCPIFEITKYRSIYLFYVYFLHLLPALIIDTFSLCRGKNPRLLRMYNKIHEMSNLLSYFSINEKIFTNGRWNELMKKLTPEDRELFFCDMKDLVWNTYFETYFTGVRKYILKDPIETLPQARIKWRRFYLMHQGLKLLIACVLLIITWAMIYRLLITFGSL is encoded by the exons ATCGATTTAGAAAAGCAAATATGATAGACGTAGTGCCAGAAAGAGGTGAACAAGAAATAGCCCTATCGGAAAGTTCTTTGAGAGATGCTACGGAAACTAAATATGCGCCTGTATATATTCAACCCATCGAGGATAATTACGAACTTACACCtattcaaaaattttacaGTGGtcaaagtatttttataactGGTGGAACAGGATTCATAGGAAAGTTATTGATCGAGAAACTGTTAAGAGAATGTCCCGGTATCACTTGCATTTATCTTTTGATAAgtacaaaaaaaggaaaaagtctGCATCAACGCATGAAAGAACTAATCGAAAATTCT TTATTTTCCACtttgagagagaaacaacCAACATTCCAGAATCGTATAGTCCCAATCAAGGGCGATTGTACCTTGCCGAATCTCGATATCTCAATGGTCGATAGAGCTACATTAATACGCGAGGtctcaattatttttcatgtcGCCGCAACCGTCAAGttcaacgagaaaataaaattggcgACAGAAATCAACGTTGGAAGTGTAaaggatataataaatttgtccAAAGAAATGCCAAAACTGAAG AGTGTTGTGCATGTATCAACGGCTTATTCGAATTGTTTTCATATTCCACTTGAGGAGAAATTTTATGACCCACCGATAGATCCCGACAAGTTGATAAATTTGATGGActgtataaatgaaaaattgctCGACGATATTATCCCACA ATTACTCGGAAAATGGCCAAATACTTATGTTTATACGAAAACAGTCGCAGAGAATCTTATAAAAAAGCGTGCTGACTCTATACCGATTGGAATATTTCGTCCAGGAATTG tGATATCCACGTACCGAGAACCTATCCGAGGATGGATCGACAACAAAAACGGACCAATAGGAGTTACAACAAGTGTTTTTATGGGATTAATGCGAACTCACTATTGTGATGGATCGATAAATGTGGACTTCGTGCCTGGAGATTTTACCACCAATGGAATAATCGCTAGCGCATGGGAAATTGCAAATAATCGAAA ATCCAATGAAGATATTCCCATTTACAATTACATATCAAAGGACAATCCATTCACTTACGGCAGATTTATAGAAATGATACTTACGTATGGAGAATTGGTACCTTTTGAAAAGGCAATTTGGTGCCCTATCtttgaaataacaaaatatcggtcgatctatcttttctacgtatattttttacatttactaCCAGCTCTTATAATCGATACATTCTCTTTGTGCAGAGGTAAAAACCCAAG GTTACTCAGAATGTACAATAAAATTCACGAAATGTCAAATCTACTtagttatttttctataaacgaaaaaatatttacaaatggaAGATGGAACGAATTGATGAAGAAGTTGACGCCTGAAGATCGTGAATTATTCTTTTGTGATATGAAGGATCTCGTTTGGAATACTTATTTTGAAACATACTTCACAGgtgtaagaaaatatattttaaaggatCCTATTGAGACACTCCCACAAGCTCGTATAAAATGGCGaag gtTTTATTTGATGCATCAAGGATTGAAACTTCTTATCGCCTGTGTCCTACTTATCATCACATGGGCTATGATTTACAGACTACTTATAACGTTTGGATCTCTGTAA
- the LOC124957405 gene encoding fatty acyl-CoA reductase wat-like isoform X1, producing MNFTSFVKVCNYLLKYRKSVRRQQRALMTTSMRMINHMLVKHPMDRFRKANMIDVVPERGEQEIALSESSLRDATETKYAPVYIQPIEDNYELTPIQKFYSGQSIFITGGTGFIGKLLIEKLLRECPGITCIYLLISTKKGKSLHQRMKELIENSLFSTLREKQPTFQNRIVPIKGDCTLPNLDISMVDRATLIREVSIIFHVAATVKFNEKIKLATEINVGSVKDIINLSKEMPKLKSVVHVSTAYSNCFHIPLEEKFYDPPIDPDKLINLMDCINEKLLDDIIPQLLGKWPNTYVYTKTVAENLIKKRADSIPIGIFRPGIVISTYREPIRGWIDNKNGPIGVTTSVFMGLMRTHYCDGSINVDFVPGDFTTNGIIASAWEIANNRKSNEDIPIYNYISKDNPFTYGRFIEMILTYGELVPFEKAIWCPIFEITKYRSIYLFYVYFLHLLPALIIDTFSLCRGKNPRLLRMYNKIHEMSNLLSYFSINEKIFTNGRWNELMKKLTPEDRELFFCDMKDLVWNTYFETYFTGVRKYILKDPIETLPQARIKWRRFYLMHQGLKLLIACVLLIITWAMIYRLLITFGSL from the exons ATCGATTTAGAAAAGCAAATATGATAGACGTAGTGCCAGAAAGAGGTGAACAAGAAATAGCCCTATCGGAAAGTTCTTTGAGAGATGCTACGGAAACTAAATATGCGCCTGTATATATTCAACCCATCGAGGATAATTACGAACTTACACCtattcaaaaattttacaGTGGtcaaagtatttttataactGGTGGAACAGGATTCATAGGAAAGTTATTGATCGAGAAACTGTTAAGAGAATGTCCCGGTATCACTTGCATTTATCTTTTGATAAgtacaaaaaaaggaaaaagtctGCATCAACGCATGAAAGAACTAATCGAAAATTCT TTATTTTCCACtttgagagagaaacaacCAACATTCCAGAATCGTATAGTCCCAATCAAGGGCGATTGTACCTTGCCGAATCTCGATATCTCAATGGTCGATAGAGCTACATTAATACGCGAGGtctcaattatttttcatgtcGCCGCAACCGTCAAGttcaacgagaaaataaaattggcgACAGAAATCAACGTTGGAAGTGTAaaggatataataaatttgtccAAAGAAATGCCAAAACTGAAG AGTGTTGTGCATGTATCAACGGCTTATTCGAATTGTTTTCATATTCCACTTGAGGAGAAATTTTATGACCCACCGATAGATCCCGACAAGTTGATAAATTTGATGGActgtataaatgaaaaattgctCGACGATATTATCCCACA ATTACTCGGAAAATGGCCAAATACTTATGTTTATACGAAAACAGTCGCAGAGAATCTTATAAAAAAGCGTGCTGACTCTATACCGATTGGAATATTTCGTCCAGGAATTG tGATATCCACGTACCGAGAACCTATCCGAGGATGGATCGACAACAAAAACGGACCAATAGGAGTTACAACAAGTGTTTTTATGGGATTAATGCGAACTCACTATTGTGATGGATCGATAAATGTGGACTTCGTGCCTGGAGATTTTACCACCAATGGAATAATCGCTAGCGCATGGGAAATTGCAAATAATCGAAA ATCCAATGAAGATATTCCCATTTACAATTACATATCAAAGGACAATCCATTCACTTACGGCAGATTTATAGAAATGATACTTACGTATGGAGAATTGGTACCTTTTGAAAAGGCAATTTGGTGCCCTATCtttgaaataacaaaatatcggtcgatctatcttttctacgtatattttttacatttactaCCAGCTCTTATAATCGATACATTCTCTTTGTGCAGAGGTAAAAACCCAAG GTTACTCAGAATGTACAATAAAATTCACGAAATGTCAAATCTACTtagttatttttctataaacgaaaaaatatttacaaatggaAGATGGAACGAATTGATGAAGAAGTTGACGCCTGAAGATCGTGAATTATTCTTTTGTGATATGAAGGATCTCGTTTGGAATACTTATTTTGAAACATACTTCACAGgtgtaagaaaatatattttaaaggatCCTATTGAGACACTCCCACAAGCTCGTATAAAATGGCGaag gtTTTATTTGATGCATCAAGGATTGAAACTTCTTATCGCCTGTGTCCTACTTATCATCACATGGGCTATGATTTACAGACTACTTATAACGTTTGGATCTCTGTAA
- the LOC124957405 gene encoding fatty acyl-CoA reductase wat-like isoform X3: MIDVVPERGEQEIALSESSLRDATETKYAPVYIQPIEDNYELTPIQKFYSGQSIFITGGTGFIGKLLIEKLLRECPGITCIYLLISTKKGKSLHQRMKELIENSLFSTLREKQPTFQNRIVPIKGDCTLPNLDISMVDRATLIREVSIIFHVAATVKFNEKIKLATEINVGSVKDIINLSKEMPKLKSVVHVSTAYSNCFHIPLEEKFYDPPIDPDKLINLMDCINEKLLDDIIPQLLGKWPNTYVYTKTVAENLIKKRADSIPIGIFRPGIVISTYREPIRGWIDNKNGPIGVTTSVFMGLMRTHYCDGSINVDFVPGDFTTNGIIASAWEIANNRKSNEDIPIYNYISKDNPFTYGRFIEMILTYGELVPFEKAIWCPIFEITKYRSIYLFYVYFLHLLPALIIDTFSLCRGKNPRLLRMYNKIHEMSNLLSYFSINEKIFTNGRWNELMKKLTPEDRELFFCDMKDLVWNTYFETYFTGVRKYILKDPIETLPQARIKWRRFYLMHQGLKLLIACVLLIITWAMIYRLLITFGSL, encoded by the exons ATGATAGACGTAGTGCCAGAAAGAGGTGAACAAGAAATAGCCCTATCGGAAAGTTCTTTGAGAGATGCTACGGAAACTAAATATGCGCCTGTATATATTCAACCCATCGAGGATAATTACGAACTTACACCtattcaaaaattttacaGTGGtcaaagtatttttataactGGTGGAACAGGATTCATAGGAAAGTTATTGATCGAGAAACTGTTAAGAGAATGTCCCGGTATCACTTGCATTTATCTTTTGATAAgtacaaaaaaaggaaaaagtctGCATCAACGCATGAAAGAACTAATCGAAAATTCT TTATTTTCCACtttgagagagaaacaacCAACATTCCAGAATCGTATAGTCCCAATCAAGGGCGATTGTACCTTGCCGAATCTCGATATCTCAATGGTCGATAGAGCTACATTAATACGCGAGGtctcaattatttttcatgtcGCCGCAACCGTCAAGttcaacgagaaaataaaattggcgACAGAAATCAACGTTGGAAGTGTAaaggatataataaatttgtccAAAGAAATGCCAAAACTGAAG AGTGTTGTGCATGTATCAACGGCTTATTCGAATTGTTTTCATATTCCACTTGAGGAGAAATTTTATGACCCACCGATAGATCCCGACAAGTTGATAAATTTGATGGActgtataaatgaaaaattgctCGACGATATTATCCCACA ATTACTCGGAAAATGGCCAAATACTTATGTTTATACGAAAACAGTCGCAGAGAATCTTATAAAAAAGCGTGCTGACTCTATACCGATTGGAATATTTCGTCCAGGAATTG tGATATCCACGTACCGAGAACCTATCCGAGGATGGATCGACAACAAAAACGGACCAATAGGAGTTACAACAAGTGTTTTTATGGGATTAATGCGAACTCACTATTGTGATGGATCGATAAATGTGGACTTCGTGCCTGGAGATTTTACCACCAATGGAATAATCGCTAGCGCATGGGAAATTGCAAATAATCGAAA ATCCAATGAAGATATTCCCATTTACAATTACATATCAAAGGACAATCCATTCACTTACGGCAGATTTATAGAAATGATACTTACGTATGGAGAATTGGTACCTTTTGAAAAGGCAATTTGGTGCCCTATCtttgaaataacaaaatatcggtcgatctatcttttctacgtatattttttacatttactaCCAGCTCTTATAATCGATACATTCTCTTTGTGCAGAGGTAAAAACCCAAG GTTACTCAGAATGTACAATAAAATTCACGAAATGTCAAATCTACTtagttatttttctataaacgaaaaaatatttacaaatggaAGATGGAACGAATTGATGAAGAAGTTGACGCCTGAAGATCGTGAATTATTCTTTTGTGATATGAAGGATCTCGTTTGGAATACTTATTTTGAAACATACTTCACAGgtgtaagaaaatatattttaaaggatCCTATTGAGACACTCCCACAAGCTCGTATAAAATGGCGaag gtTTTATTTGATGCATCAAGGATTGAAACTTCTTATCGCCTGTGTCCTACTTATCATCACATGGGCTATGATTTACAGACTACTTATAACGTTTGGATCTCTGTAA